The following are from one region of the Staphylococcus argenteus genome:
- the uvrB gene encoding excinuclease ABC subunit UvrB, which translates to MVEHYPFKIHSEFEPQGDQPQAIKEIVQGIKEGKRHQTLLGATGTGKTFTMSNVIKEVGKPTLIIAHNKTLAGQLYSEFKEFFPENRVEYFVSYYDYYQPEAYVPSTDTFIEKDASINDEIDQLRHSATSALFERDDVIIIASVSCIYGLGNPEEYKDLVVSVRVGMEMDRSELLRKLVDVQYTRNDIDFQRGTFRVRGDVVEIFPASKEELCIRVEFFGDEIDRIREVNYLTGEVLKEREHFAIFPASHFVTREEKMKVAIERIEKELEERLKELRDENKLLEAQRLEQRTNYDLEMMREMGFCSGIENYSVHLTLRPLGSTPYTLLDYFGDDWLVMIDESHVTLPQVRGMYNGDRARKQVLVDHGFRLPSALDNRPLKFEEFEEKTKQLVYVSATPGPYEIEHTDKMVEQIIRPTGLLDPKIEVRPTENQIDDLLSEIQARVERNERVLVTTLTKKMSEDLTTYMKEAGIKVNYLHSEIKTLERIEIIRDLRMGTYDVIVGINLLREGIDIPEVSLVVILDADKEGFLRSNRSLIQTIGRAARNERGEVIMYADKMTDSMKYAIDETQRRRDIQMKHNEKHGITPKTINKKIHDLISATVDNDENNEKEQTVIPKKMTKKERQKTIENIEKEMKQAAKDLDFERATELRDMLFELKAEG; encoded by the coding sequence CATCGCACATAATAAAACATTAGCAGGTCAATTGTATAGTGAATTTAAAGAATTCTTCCCTGAAAATAGAGTAGAATACTTCGTGAGTTATTATGATTATTATCAACCTGAAGCATATGTTCCATCTACAGATACATTTATTGAAAAAGATGCATCCATTAATGATGAGATAGATCAATTACGTCACTCAGCTACAAGTGCATTGTTTGAGCGTGATGATGTAATAATTATTGCAAGTGTAAGTTGTATATATGGTTTAGGTAATCCAGAAGAATATAAAGATTTAGTAGTAAGTGTTCGTGTTGGTATGGAAATGGATAGAAGTGAGTTGCTTAGAAAACTTGTAGATGTTCAATATACACGTAATGATATTGATTTCCAACGTGGTACTTTTCGAGTTCGTGGAGATGTTGTAGAAATATTCCCAGCTTCAAAAGAAGAGTTATGTATTAGAGTTGAGTTTTTCGGAGATGAAATAGATCGCATAAGAGAAGTTAACTATTTAACAGGTGAAGTATTAAAAGAACGAGAACATTTCGCAATATTCCCAGCATCTCACTTCGTAACGCGTGAAGAAAAAATGAAAGTTGCAATAGAACGTATTGAAAAAGAATTAGAAGAACGATTAAAGGAATTGCGTGATGAGAATAAATTGTTAGAAGCCCAACGCTTAGAGCAAAGAACTAATTATGATTTAGAAATGATGAGAGAAATGGGATTTTGTTCAGGTATTGAAAATTATTCCGTACATTTAACATTACGTCCGCTAGGTTCAACACCATATACCTTATTAGATTATTTTGGTGATGACTGGTTAGTAATGATTGACGAATCACATGTGACATTACCGCAAGTTAGAGGTATGTATAATGGAGACAGAGCACGTAAACAAGTGCTTGTTGATCATGGTTTCAGATTACCAAGTGCTTTAGACAATAGACCACTTAAATTTGAAGAATTTGAAGAAAAGACGAAGCAGTTAGTATATGTTTCGGCAACACCAGGACCTTATGAAATAGAACATACAGATAAAATGGTTGAACAAATTATACGTCCAACTGGTTTACTAGATCCTAAGATTGAAGTTAGACCTACTGAAAATCAAATCGATGACTTACTAAGTGAAATACAAGCAAGAGTTGAAAGAAATGAACGAGTTTTAGTAACAACACTTACTAAAAAAATGAGTGAAGATTTAACAACGTATATGAAAGAAGCAGGTATTAAAGTTAACTACTTGCATTCTGAAATTAAAACATTAGAGCGAATTGAAATTATTAGAGATTTACGTATGGGTACGTATGATGTCATTGTAGGTATTAATTTATTGAGAGAGGGTATTGATATACCAGAGGTTTCTTTAGTTGTGATTTTAGATGCAGATAAAGAAGGCTTTTTACGTTCAAATAGGTCATTAATTCAAACAATCGGTAGAGCTGCGCGTAATGAAAGAGGCGAAGTCATAATGTATGCTGATAAAATGACAGATTCGATGAAGTACGCAATAGATGAAACACAACGTCGTCGTGATATTCAAATGAAGCATAATGAAAAACACGGCATTACGCCTAAAACCATCAATAAGAAGATTCATGATTTGATAAGTGCAACTGTTGACAACGATGAAAACAATGAAAAAGAACAAACTGTAATACCTAAGAAAATGACAAAAAAAGAACGACAAAAAACAATCGAAAATATAGAAAAAGAAATGAAACAAGCAGCGAAGGATTTAGATTTCGAGAGAGCTACAGAATTAAGAGATATGTTATTTGAATTAAAAGCAGAAGGGTGA
- the uvrA gene encoding excinuclease ABC subunit UvrA, which yields MKEPSIVVKGARAHNLKDIDIELPKNKLIVMTGLSGSGKSSLAFDTIYAEGQRRYVESLSAYARQFLGQMDKPDVDTIEGLSPAISIDQKTTSKNPRSTVATVTEIYDYIRLLYARVGKPYCPNHNIEIESQTVQQMVDRIMELDTRTKIQLLAPVISHRKGSHEKLIEDIGKKGYVRLRIDGDIVDVNEVPALDKNKNHTIEVVVDRLVVKEGIETRLADSIETALELAEGQLTVDVIDGEDLKFSENHACPICGFSIGELEPRMFSFNSPFGACPTCDGLGQKLTVDVDLVVPDKDKTLNEGAIEPWIPTSSDFYPTLLKRVCEVYKINMDKPFKKLTDRQRDILLYGSGEKEIEFTFTQRQGGTRKRTMVFEGVVPNISRRFHESPSEYTREMMSKYMTELPCETCHGQRLSREALSVYVGGLNIGEVVEYSISQALNYYENINLSEQDQAIANQILKEIISRLTFLNNVGLEYLTLNRASGTLSGGEAQRIRLATQIGSRLTGVLYVLDEPSIGLHQRDNDRLINTLKEMRDLGNTLIVVEHDDDTMRAADYLVDIGPGAGEHGGQIVSSGTPQKVMKDKKSLTGQYLSGKKRIEVPEYRRPASDRKISIRGARSNNLKDVDVDIPLSIMTVVTGVSGSGKSSLVNEVLYKSLAQKINKSKVKPGLYDNIEGIDQLDKIIDIDQSPIGRTPRSNPATYTGVFDDIRDVFAQTNEAKIRGYQKGRFSFNVKGGRCEACKGDGIIKIEMHFLPDVYVPCEVCDGKRYNRETLEVTYKGKNIADILEMTVEEATQFFENIPKINRKLQTLVDVGLGYVTLGQQATTLSGGEAQRVKLASELHKRSTGRSIYILDEPTTGLHVDDISRLLKVLNRLVENGDTVVIIEHNLDVIKTADYIIDLGPEGGNGGGTIVATGTPEDIAQTEASYTGKYLKEVLERDKQYTENK from the coding sequence ATGAAAGAACCATCTATAGTAGTAAAAGGTGCTCGTGCGCATAACTTAAAAGACATTGATATTGAATTACCCAAAAATAAATTAATAGTAATGACTGGTTTGTCAGGGTCAGGTAAATCTTCTTTAGCATTTGATACAATCTATGCTGAAGGGCAACGTCGATACGTTGAATCATTAAGTGCCTATGCGCGTCAATTTTTAGGTCAAATGGATAAACCTGACGTTGATACGATTGAAGGATTATCGCCAGCAATTTCAATAGATCAAAAAACAACGAGTAAAAACCCAAGGTCTACTGTAGCTACGGTAACAGAAATATATGATTATATTCGTCTGTTATATGCACGTGTAGGTAAGCCATATTGTCCAAATCACAATATAGAAATTGAATCTCAAACGGTACAACAAATGGTTGATCGTATAATGGAGTTAGATACACGTACAAAGATTCAATTATTAGCACCTGTCATCTCTCATCGTAAAGGTAGTCATGAAAAGCTAATAGAAGATATTGGTAAAAAAGGTTATGTACGTCTAAGAATTGACGGAGATATTGTTGATGTAAATGAAGTGCCAGCATTAGATAAAAATAAAAATCACACAATTGAAGTTGTTGTCGATCGTTTAGTTGTAAAAGAGGGCATTGAAACACGACTAGCTGACTCTATTGAAACAGCACTTGAACTTGCTGAAGGTCAATTAACTGTTGATGTTATCGATGGTGAGGACTTAAAATTTTCTGAAAACCATGCTTGTCCGATTTGTGGCTTTTCAATAGGAGAATTAGAACCAAGAATGTTTAGTTTCAATAGTCCATTTGGTGCATGTCCAACCTGTGATGGTTTAGGTCAAAAGTTAACTGTTGATGTTGATTTAGTGGTACCAGACAAAGATAAAACATTAAATGAAGGTGCCATTGAACCATGGATACCTACTAGTTCTGATTTTTATCCAACCTTATTAAAACGTGTTTGTGAAGTATATAAAATTAATATGGATAAGCCATTTAAAAAGTTAACAGATCGACAACGTGATATTTTATTATATGGTTCAGGTGAAAAAGAAATTGAATTTACGTTTACTCAACGTCAAGGCGGTACTAGAAAAAGAACGATGGTATTTGAAGGAGTTGTTCCAAACATTAGTCGTCGATTCCATGAATCACCATCAGAATATACACGTGAAATGATGAGTAAATATATGACAGAATTACCATGTGAAACTTGTCACGGGCAACGATTAAGTCGAGAGGCTTTATCGGTGTATGTAGGTGGATTGAATATTGGAGAAGTTGTTGAATATTCAATTAGTCAAGCGTTAAACTATTATGAAAACATCAATTTATCAGAACAAGATCAAGCGATTGCTAATCAAATACTAAAAGAAATCATTTCTCGATTAACATTTTTAAATAATGTAGGACTGGAATATTTAACATTAAATAGAGCTTCTGGAACGTTATCGGGTGGTGAAGCACAACGTATTAGATTAGCAACACAAATTGGATCACGATTAACAGGTGTATTATATGTACTTGATGAGCCTTCAATTGGCCTTCATCAGAGAGATAATGATCGGTTAATAAATACTCTCAAAGAAATGAGAGATTTAGGAAATACTTTAATCGTAGTAGAACATGATGATGATACGATGAGGGCTGCAGATTATTTGGTTGATATTGGCCCTGGTGCTGGCGAGCATGGTGGTCAAATTGTTTCTAGTGGTACGCCACAGAAAGTAATGAAAGATAAAAAGTCTTTAACAGGTCAATATTTAAGTGGGAAAAAACGAATTGAAGTTCCAGAATACCGTAGACCTGCTTCAGACCGTAAAATTTCGATTCGAGGTGCAAGAAGCAATAATCTTAAAGATGTGGATGTGGACATTCCATTATCAATCATGACAGTAGTAACTGGTGTATCAGGATCCGGTAAAAGTTCTCTAGTAAATGAAGTATTATACAAATCATTAGCACAAAAAATTAATAAATCAAAAGTTAAACCGGGATTATACGACAACATTGAAGGTATTGATCAATTAGATAAAATTATCGATATTGACCAATCTCCAATCGGTAGAACGCCACGTTCAAATCCGGCAACTTATACAGGTGTATTTGATGATATACGTGATGTATTTGCGCAAACGAATGAAGCTAAAATTCGTGGTTATCAAAAAGGACGATTTAGTTTTAACGTAAAAGGTGGGCGTTGTGAAGCTTGTAAAGGCGATGGTATCATTAAGATTGAAATGCATTTTTTACCTGATGTTTATGTGCCATGTGAAGTATGTGATGGTAAACGATACAATCGTGAAACGTTAGAAGTAACATATAAAGGTAAAAATATTGCAGACATTTTGGAAATGACTGTAGAAGAAGCAACACAATTTTTTGAAAATATTCCTAAGATTAATCGTAAGCTTCAAACACTTGTGGATGTAGGGCTAGGCTATGTAACATTAGGTCAACAAGCTACAACATTATCTGGTGGTGAAGCACAACGTGTAAAACTTGCTTCAGAATTGCATAAACGCTCTACTGGGCGTTCAATCTACATTTTGGATGAACCAACAACTGGGTTACATGTTGATGACATTAGTAGGTTATTAAAGGTATTAAATCGATTAGTTGAAAATGGTGACACTGTAGTGATAATTGAGCATAATTTAGATGTGATTAAAACAGCTGATTATATTATCGATTTAGGACCAGAAGGTGGAAATGGTGGCGGTACGATTGTAGCAACAGGTACGCCGGAAGATATTGCACAAACAGAAGCATCATATACAGGTAAATATTTAAAAGAAGTACTTGAACGAGATAAACAATATACTGAAAATAAATAA